One genomic window of Benincasa hispida cultivar B227 unplaced genomic scaffold, ASM972705v1 Contig387, whole genome shotgun sequence includes the following:
- the LOC120069413 gene encoding probable low-specificity L-threonine aldolase 1 isoform X2: MKMASRRKVDLRSDTVTKPTETMRAAMAIAEVDDDVLGNDPIALELEEEMAKMMGKEGGLFVPSGTMGNLISVIVHCDIRGSEVILGDNSHIHIYENGGIATIGGVHSRTVKNKDDGTMDIDLIEAAIRDPKGQLLFPTTRLICLENTHAISGGRCLSVEYIDKVGELAKKHDLKLHIDGARIFNASVVCLSKGLGAPVGSVIIGSKSFISKARRVRKTLGGGMRQIGILCAAGLVALKENVHKLEADHDKAKQLASGLSQIKGLKVDPKSVETNIIFFEIEEDSHISPKLLCKSLEEHGILLMQESSSRIRIVLHHQISTSDVQYTLNCIKQLLCGIPLQNGS; the protein is encoded by the exons ATGAAGATGGCAAGTCGCAGAAAGGTGGATCTGCGGTCCGACACGGTGACAAAACCGACCGAGACAATGCGAGCTGCAATGGCAATTGCAGAGGTAGACGATGATGTGTTGGGAAATGACCCAATTGCCCTCGAGTTAGAAGAAGAGATGGCAAAGATGATGGGAAAAGAAGGAGGGTTATTTGTTCCCTCAGGCACAATGGGgaatcttataagtgttattgTGCACTGTGACATTAGAGGGAGTGAAGTGATTCTTGGAGACAATTCTCATATCCACATATATGAAAATGGAGGCATTGCAACCATTGGAGGAGTCCATTCAAGAACAGTGAAGAACAAAGATGATGGAACAATGGACATTGATTTGATTGAAGCTGCCATAAGAGATCCAAAAGGGCAACTTTTGTTCCCGACAACAAGGCTCATTTGTCTAGAGAATACTCATGCAAT ttctGGTGGAAGATGCCTCTCTGTAGAATATATCGACAAAGTTGGAGAGTTAGCTAAGAAACATGATTTGAAACTTCACATTGACGGAGCTCGTATTTTCAATGCCTCTGTG GTATGCTTATCAAAAGGTCTAGGTGCACCTGTTGGATCAGTTATTATTGGTTCTAAAAGCTTTATTTCTAAG GCTAGAAGGGTTAGGAAAACGTTGGGTGGTGGAATGAGGCAAATTGGCATCCTTTGTGCAGCTGGACTTGTTGCTTTAAAAGAGAATGTTCATAAACTTGAAGCTGATCATGACAAAGCCAAACAACTAGCTA GTGGATTGAGCCAAATCAAAGGATTAAAAGTGGATCCAAAATCAGTTGAGACAAATATT ATATTTTTTGAGATTGAAGAGGACTCCCACATCTCACCAAAGTTATTGTGTAAAAGCTTGGAGGAACATGGAATTCTTTTGATGCAAGAAAGCTCATCAag
- the LOC120069413 gene encoding probable low-specificity L-threonine aldolase 1 isoform X1 has protein sequence MKMASRRKVDLRSDTVTKPTETMRAAMAIAEVDDDVLGNDPIALELEEEMAKMMGKEGGLFVPSGTMGNLISVIVHCDIRGSEVILGDNSHIHIYENGGIATIGGVHSRTVKNKDDGTMDIDLIEAAIRDPKGQLLFPTTRLICLENTHAISGGRCLSVEYIDKVGELAKKHDLKLHIDGARIFNASVAMGVPVDRLVQAADSISVCLSKGLGAPVGSVIIGSKSFISKARRVRKTLGGGMRQIGILCAAGLVALKENVHKLEADHDKAKQLASGLSQIKGLKVDPKSVETNIIFFEIEEDSHISPKLLCKSLEEHGILLMQESSSRIRIVLHHQISTSDVQYTLNCIKQLLCGIPLQNGS, from the exons ATGAAGATGGCAAGTCGCAGAAAGGTGGATCTGCGGTCCGACACGGTGACAAAACCGACCGAGACAATGCGAGCTGCAATGGCAATTGCAGAGGTAGACGATGATGTGTTGGGAAATGACCCAATTGCCCTCGAGTTAGAAGAAGAGATGGCAAAGATGATGGGAAAAGAAGGAGGGTTATTTGTTCCCTCAGGCACAATGGGgaatcttataagtgttattgTGCACTGTGACATTAGAGGGAGTGAAGTGATTCTTGGAGACAATTCTCATATCCACATATATGAAAATGGAGGCATTGCAACCATTGGAGGAGTCCATTCAAGAACAGTGAAGAACAAAGATGATGGAACAATGGACATTGATTTGATTGAAGCTGCCATAAGAGATCCAAAAGGGCAACTTTTGTTCCCGACAACAAGGCTCATTTGTCTAGAGAATACTCATGCAAT ttctGGTGGAAGATGCCTCTCTGTAGAATATATCGACAAAGTTGGAGAGTTAGCTAAGAAACATGATTTGAAACTTCACATTGACGGAGCTCGTATTTTCAATGCCTCTGTG gcAATGGGTGTTCCAGTTGATCGATTAGTACAAGCTGCTGACTCAATATCG GTATGCTTATCAAAAGGTCTAGGTGCACCTGTTGGATCAGTTATTATTGGTTCTAAAAGCTTTATTTCTAAG GCTAGAAGGGTTAGGAAAACGTTGGGTGGTGGAATGAGGCAAATTGGCATCCTTTGTGCAGCTGGACTTGTTGCTTTAAAAGAGAATGTTCATAAACTTGAAGCTGATCATGACAAAGCCAAACAACTAGCTA GTGGATTGAGCCAAATCAAAGGATTAAAAGTGGATCCAAAATCAGTTGAGACAAATATT ATATTTTTTGAGATTGAAGAGGACTCCCACATCTCACCAAAGTTATTGTGTAAAAGCTTGGAGGAACATGGAATTCTTTTGATGCAAGAAAGCTCATCAag